Proteins from one Rosa chinensis cultivar Old Blush chromosome 7, RchiOBHm-V2, whole genome shotgun sequence genomic window:
- the LOC112175830 gene encoding uncharacterized protein LOC112175830, translating to MVDRLVVCLFVLRLKDALVANIDLRVTLVSSVFSRSASLDITKAMHSIQSQAKARLTDPRIKGNQELEEKMKNNNDTKVRPNNREVIITVYVESDSLSYHPIKKINPNTICRKPHQTATTRIYDRRAHLLAYAQELRKTANSQQVHWPKNGSKPKHKEKNLQQIIKLKMYVITEQLNRNRFTTPVRLRRPKGSRGRYQRLVPEVDIPCNSKWNSCSNRKATESKRNSNMMRKLRCMLRGLMHCNKGSQVERKHHQAD from the exons ATGGTAGACAGGCTAGTGGTTTGCCTCTTTGTTCTGAGACTCAAGGATGCCCTGGTAGCAAACATAGATCTTA GAGTAACACTTGTCTCATCTGTGTTTTCAAGAAGTGCCTCTTTAGACATAACAAAGGCAATGCATTCAATTCAATCACAAGCAAAAGCACGTCTCACTGATCCCAGAATCAAGGGTAaccaagagttagaggagaagatgaagaataaCAATGACACAAAAGTAAGGCCTAACAACAGGGAAGTCATCATCACTGTCTATGTTGAATCAGATTCCCTCTCGTATCATCCCATTAAGAAGATTAATCCCAACACAATCTGCAGAAAGCCTCATCAGACTGCGACAACACGCATCTATGATCGCCGGGCTCATCTGCTTGCTTATGCTCAAGAGCTAAGAAAAACTGCTAATTCCCAACAGGTGCACTGGCCTAAGAATGGCTCAAAGCCTAAGCACAAG GAGAAAAATTTGCAACAAATTATCAAACTGAAAATGTATGTCATTACTGAGCAGCTAAATAGAAATAGGTTCACAACTCCAGTGAGACTCCGGAGACCAAAAGGTAGCAGAGGGAGGTATCAGCGATTAGTACCAGAAGTCGACATACCGTGCAATTCCAAATGGAATAGTTGCAGCAACAGAAAGGCTACCGAATCAAAAAGGAATTCGAACATGATG AGGAAGTTGAGGTGTATGCTGAGAGGATTGATGCACTGCAACAAAGGTTCCCAAGTTGAACGGAAACATCATCAAGCTGATTGA